A stretch of Oryza brachyantha chromosome 4, ObraRS2, whole genome shotgun sequence DNA encodes these proteins:
- the LOC102708715 gene encoding MLO-like protein 14 isoform X1 gives MAVTHVTYSCLTMLLAILKIHSWRKWEDEAFRDNHESFSQIAYISATRRQPALGRSYSFRSWSENTAIKCLFCFLAQFGQSVVRADYLILRKGFIMNHNLAPTYDFHDYMVRSMEEEFEKIVGVSGLLWGFVIAFMLFNINGSNLYFWIAILPVTLVLLVGAKLQYVIATLTAEGAKMNAYGPRIKPRDDLFWFKKPEFLLWLIHFILFQNSFELASFFWFWWQFGYDSCFIKNHLLVYCRLILGFAGQFLCSYSTLPVYALVTQMGSKYKAALIPRRIRETMHGWGKDARKRRRKHRGDDSTIRTETSTVCSLDDEDDDELFVESTPSRPYLKIQLQTRGGGGSTRPGTPCHHLPVVGMPPTGLRTQGSSQHALLQRQPSSLSAPSSPSSRGGGMTRSASMPGFASMPRTAGGSGAGTPTRLSDARN, from the exons ATGGCAGTAACCCATGTGACATACAGTTGCTTGACGATGCTGCTTGCTATACTCAAG ATCCATAGTTGGAGAAAATGGGAAGATGAAGCATTTAGGGATAACCATGAATCTTTTTCTC AGATTGCCTATATATCAGCTACTAGAAGGCAACCAGCACTTGGCAGATCTTATTCATTCCGCTCTTGGAGTGAAAATACTGCAATCAAGTGTCTG TTTTGTTTTCTCGCACAGTTTGGCCAATCTGTTGTTCGAGCAGATTACCTTATCCTTCGTAAGGGTTTCATAATG AACCACAATCTTGCACCAACATATGATTTCCATGACTACATGGTACGCTCAATGGAAGAGGAGTTTGAGAAGATTGTTGGAGTGAG TGGACTGCTGTGGGGTTTTGTTATTGCTTTCATGTTATTTAACATCAATG GATCGAACCTGTACTTTTGGATAGCCATTCTTCCTGTTACT CTTGTTCTTCTAGTTGGTGCGAAGCTGCAATATGTCATAGCAACTTTAACAGCAGAGGGTGCAAAGATGAATGCATATGGACCAAGGATAAAGCCAAGGGATGATCTCTTTTGGTTCAAGAAACCAGAATTTCTCCTATGGCTGATccatttcattctctttcaG AACTCATTTGAGTTGGCTTCTTTCTTCTGGTTCTGG TGGCAATTTGGTTACGATTCATGCTTCATCAAGAACCACCTATTGGTATATTGCCGGCTTATATTGGG GTTTGCCGGGCAGTTCCTGTGCAGTTACAGCACATTGCCTGTTTATGCCCTTGTCACTCAG ATGGGGTCAAAGTACAAGGCTGCCCTGATCCCGCGAAGGATCAGAGAGACCATGCACGGGTGGGGGAAGGACGCGAGGAAGAGAAGGAGGAAGCACCGCGGCGACGACTCCACCATCCGCACGGAGACGAGCACCGTGTGCTCcctcgacgacgaggatgacgacgagcTGTTCGTCGAGAGcacgccgtcgaggccgtacCTCAAGATCCAGCttcagacgcgcggcggcggcgggagcacgaggccGGGCACGCCGTGCCATCACCTACCCGTCGTCGGGATGCCGCCGACCGGCCTGCGGACGCAGGGCAGCTCGCAGCACGCGCTGCTCCAGCGGCAGCCCTCGTCGCtgtcggcgccgtcgtcgccgtcgagccgcggcggcggcatgacGAGGTCGGCGTCGATGCCCGGGTTCGCGTCGATGCCGCGGACGGCGGgtggctccggcgccggcacgcCGACACGCCTGAGCGACGCGCGTAACTGA
- the LOC102722487 gene encoding choline transporter protein 1-like: MGGPLGAIIGRHPAAAGGGEDELGGGGGGAGGGIIRHNRRCRDLAFLVLFAAFWVAMIVNSSFGFNQGNPLRLTYELDYKGNVCGSRHGDPDLHELDVRYWMNPNQVYQSGVKDSKINLADAKAICLMECPIPAADGLNFVCDYPEGDIRLSVDDWINRDYDYFEFLTPDMRNSSLQLQGPCYPVIFPSVNVFWSCQYIARASNVSLKHWQQMGGINIDENILIDKTIHKAINSKSAVLKRYVADIGKSWPVLIVCGGLLPLFLSAIWLLLIRYFVAAMPWITVFLFNALVISVTMFFYIKAGWLGNDPLTVVIGESDPYVHISGREISHLHAATVVMTVVMIIAFLCSIAIVRRILTATPVLKVAAKVIGEVQALIIFPVVPYFVLAIFYMFWFSATFHLFSSGQVLRNDCNTDCCSYDLKLGKVNCDNCCGYSMHYTPHIGVAIFFHLFGCYWATQFFIACSSTVIAGSVASYYWARGEISHEIPFVTVVSSLKRLLRYSLGSVAIGSLVVSAVEWVRFILECLRRKLKLVDSARESCFGKVTSSSSQCCLGCVDWTLKSVNRNAYIMIAITGKGFFKASVLATGLIMNNILRIGKVNVIGDVILFLGKLCVSLFCALFAFLMLDTHKYKSAHNKISSPLIPVVVSWALGFIVAKLFFQVVEMSIDTIILSFCQDAEEHQGNAQYAPPLLIETLDEQNELQRLTQGP, translated from the exons ATGGGAGGGCCGCTCGGCGCCATCATAGGCCGgcacccggcggcggcaggcggcggggaggatgagctgggaggtggtggcggcggcgccggcggcggcatcatTCGGCACAACCGGAGGTGCCGGGATTTGGCCTTCCTCGTGCTCTTCGCGGCGTTCTGGGTCGCCATGATCGTCAACTCCAGCTTCGGATTCAACCAGGGCAACCCGCTCAG GCTTACTTACGAACTAGACTACAAAGGGAACGTTTGTGGCAGTAGGCATGGTGACCCGGATTTGCATGAGCTTGATGTTAGATATTGGATGAACCCAAACCAGGTGTACCAAAGCGGAGTCAAGGACAGCAAGATTAACCTTGCTGATGCCAAAGCCATCTGCCTGATGGAGTGTCCCATTCCAGCAGCAGATGGACTGAACTTTGTTTGTGATTATCCAGAAGGGGACATACGCCTCTCTGTCGATGATTGGATCAACAGGGACTATGATTATTTTGAGTTTCTCACACCAGATATGAGAAATAGTTCTCTTCAGTTGCAGGGTCCCTGCTACCCTGTCATATTTCCAAGTGTTAATG TCTTTTGGAGCTGCCAATATATTGCCCGAGCATCCAACGTCTCTTTGAAGCATTGGCAGCAGATGGGTGGTATCAACATTGATGAAAATATtcttatagataaaacaatcCACAAGGCCATCAATTCTAAATCTGCAGTCTTGAAG AGATATGTTGCGGACATTGGGAAGTCATGGCCTGTGTTAATTGTCTGTGGTGGACTGCTCCCTCTTTTCCTGTCAGCTATCTGGTTGCTTCTGATTCGTTATTTCGTTGCTGCCATGCCATGGATAACTGTATTTCTCTTCAATGCTCTAGTCATATCAgttactatgtttttctacATTAAAG CTGGCTGGTTAGGCAATGACCCCTTAACAGTTGTCATTGGTGAAAGTGATCCGTATGTTCACATAAGTGGGCGG GAAATAAGCCACCTTCATGCTGCTACAGTGGTGATGACAGTAGTTATGATCATTGCGTTTCTGTGCTCCATAGCTATTGTCCGGCGTATACTGACAGCAACACCTGTCCTGAAG GTCGCTGCAAAGGTCATTGGTGAAGTTCAGGCACTAATTATTTTCCCAGTAGTGCCATACTTTGTGCTTGCTATCTTTTATATGTTCTGGTTTTCTGCCACATTCCATCTCTTCAGCTCTGGTCAAGTTCTCCGAAATGATTGCAATACGGATTGTTGTTCATATGATCTGAAGTTAGGCAAAGTAAACTGTGACAACTGCTGTGGATACAGCATGCATTACACCCCTCATATTGGCGTTGCCATTTTTTTCCACTTATTTGGCTGTTACTGGGCAACCCAATTCTTTATTGCATGCTCTTCCACTGTTATCGCTGGATCAGTTGCTTCGTACTATTGGGCACGCGGTGAAATATCA CATGAGATACCATTTGTTACAGTTGTTTCTTCACTGAAGCGGTTATTGCGATATAGTCTTGGATCTGTTGCTATAGGTTCACTTGTGGTATCTGCTGTTGAGTGGGTGCGGTTTATACTAGAATGCCTCCGACGCAAGTTGAAGCTAGTTGATTCTGCTCGTGAAAGCTGCTTTGGGAAAGTGACTTCATCCTCTTCCCAATGTTGCCTGGGCTGTGTAGACTGGACCCTCAAATCTGTAAATCGAAATGCCTATATAATG ATCGCTATTACTGGGAAGGGGTTCTTCAAAGCTTCTGTTCTCGCAACTGGTTTGATCATGAACAATATACTGCGGATCGGAAAAGTTAACGTCATCGGAGATGTCATCCTCTTCCTTGGGAAGCTCTGTGTGAGCTTATTCTGTGCGCTCTTTGCCTTTCTTATGTTAGACACTCACAAGTACAAGTCAGCACATAACAAGATATCATCTCCTCTTATTCCTGTGGTG GTGTCATGGGCACTTGGGTTTATAGTCGCCAAGCTGTTCTTCCAGGTCGTCGAGATGTCGATCGACACCATAATTCTTTCGTTCTGCCAAGACGCAGAAGAGCACCAGGGGAATGCGCAGTATGCTCCCCCTCTCCTCATAGAGACACTGGATGAACAGAATGAACTCCAGAGACTAACTCAAGGACCTTGA